One genomic segment of Pseudomonas sp. RU47 includes these proteins:
- a CDS encoding AraC family transcriptional regulator yields MTPADTSTARMVQLMEVLAPVEGYNLSALDDVRFLRSNRPLTRTPVLYDPGIVILCQGRKRGYLGEDTYVYDAQHYLVVSVPIPFTMETDATAAEPMLAIYMQLDFQLASELMLQVDEVHGVSDAEPKGMYASPMDEALRTTTLRFLEAMSVAGEAQILGPALVREIYYRILTGEQGGSMRAALHRRGHFGKVSRAIRKIHSCYRQRLDVEQLAHEASMSVPSFHLHFRSVTDTSPMQYLKSTRLHQARLLMLRQAMSASAAAFDVGYESASQFSREFKRFFGRTPQAEIEWMKATYSLPPPTTPSEFVSSH; encoded by the coding sequence ATGACGCCGGCCGATACCAGCACCGCACGCATGGTGCAACTGATGGAAGTCCTCGCACCGGTCGAGGGCTACAATCTCAGCGCGCTCGATGACGTGCGCTTCCTGCGCTCGAATCGCCCACTGACCCGCACCCCGGTGTTGTACGACCCCGGCATTGTCATCCTCTGCCAGGGTCGCAAGCGCGGTTATCTGGGTGAGGACACCTACGTCTATGACGCGCAGCATTATCTGGTGGTGTCCGTGCCCATCCCCTTCACCATGGAGACCGACGCCACGGCAGCCGAGCCGATGCTCGCGATTTACATGCAACTGGATTTTCAGTTGGCCAGCGAGTTGATGTTGCAAGTCGATGAGGTGCATGGCGTCAGCGATGCTGAGCCAAAAGGCATGTACGCCTCGCCGATGGACGAAGCGCTGCGCACTACGACCCTGCGTTTTCTCGAGGCGATGAGCGTCGCCGGTGAAGCGCAAATTCTCGGGCCGGCGCTGGTACGCGAGATCTATTACCGCATTCTCACGGGCGAGCAAGGTGGATCAATGCGTGCCGCGCTGCACCGTCGCGGGCATTTCGGCAAGGTGAGCCGGGCGATCCGCAAGATTCACAGCTGTTATCGGCAGCGCCTCGACGTTGAGCAATTGGCCCACGAAGCGAGCATGAGCGTACCGAGTTTTCACCTGCACTTTCGCAGCGTGACCGATACCTCGCCGATGCAATACCTGAAGTCGACACGCCTGCATCAGGCGCGGCTGCTGATGCTGCGCCAAGCCATGAGCGCATCGGCGGCAGCGTTCGACGTCGGTTATGAAAGCGCCTCGCAATTCAGTCGCGAGTTCAAACGATTTTTCGGCCGCACGCCGCAGGCGGAGATTGAATGGATGAAGGCGACGTACTCATTGCCGCCGCCGACAACGCCTTCCGAATTCGTGTCGTCGCACTAG
- a CDS encoding DUF2945 domain-containing protein, producing MSTSFKVGDAVHWNSEAGEIRGKVVKVHTWDVEFMGRHRPASKDEPQYEVKSDKTGHLAMHHGAALHPAK from the coding sequence ATGAGCACGTCATTCAAGGTCGGCGACGCGGTTCACTGGAACAGCGAAGCCGGCGAGATTCGCGGCAAGGTGGTCAAGGTGCACACCTGGGATGTCGAGTTCATGGGCCGCCATCGGCCTGCTTCCAAGGACGAGCCGCAGTACGAAGTCAAAAGTGACAAGACCGGGCATCTGGCAATGCACCACGGCGCGGCGCTTCATCCCGCGAAATGA